The following coding sequences lie in one Tichowtungia aerotolerans genomic window:
- a CDS encoding peptidase U32 family protein, producing MNDSLPELLAPAGTPDAAWAALAYGADAVYVGLPRFSARAEAGNVTPELLDELIGYAHHLGRRVYITFNTLVQQHELNEALEMLGQIRDLNADGVIVQDMGMVHLIRRHFPQIRLHASTQMAVHNLAGAQQLASLGFKRVVLARELGLKAIEHISRHCGIETETFIHGALCYSYSGLCLFSSHLLGRSGNRGRCAYCCRQAFESGGEKSLPFSMKDFAAADHLDDLLRTGVASLKIEGRMKSPLYVAAVSDFYRKALDGNLTDPELLLSDIQTIFGRPSTDLYLDNEQNTPVDPVNDGHRGAQIGAVRKVLGPWLILHSNRALQKHDGLKVEMPGQTSAYGFAADQMRLASDPDGKRRFELPANAEIALKLPPDHPGLGKGAAVYCSYSQAVRQRYEFTAPRPGQFRQRRPLKVDIFQTLEKLRITASADGMQRELILDGPFEPAKNPEKSTTAFQKAFGKLGDTDWRLDQLTLNGPVVFVPVSALNDARRRLIADFSSEVSSARKRPHLGRFPAQPISETVFWSVKLRVFHPLEAIDEFVLEVDPARPEDLEKAQEFYGDRLRLALPVVIRDEDVEAYRVLTDTVSGHQKWEAANVGALNLLCGKKDVSADWSLYTLNSQAALEWNGQGVEHFVLSPEDDAENLFSLIEELGDAAIVPVFQHTPLMISATRPEASGSALADRSHRTFRVEQTGHEFVLLNEEPFSLTDHLTELKERGARHFRIDLCYGEYSADLVQKIISGGSVPGSSANFLRGLL from the coding sequence TTGAATGATTCCCTTCCAGAACTGCTGGCTCCGGCCGGAACGCCGGATGCCGCATGGGCGGCGCTGGCGTACGGCGCGGATGCTGTTTATGTCGGCCTGCCGCGCTTTTCCGCGCGCGCCGAGGCCGGCAACGTTACGCCCGAGCTGCTCGACGAGCTGATCGGCTACGCGCACCACCTCGGCCGCCGGGTTTACATCACCTTCAACACGCTCGTTCAGCAGCACGAGCTGAACGAGGCGCTCGAGATGCTGGGGCAGATTCGCGACCTCAATGCCGACGGAGTGATTGTTCAGGATATGGGCATGGTCCACCTGATCCGTCGGCATTTTCCGCAGATCCGCCTGCACGCCAGTACGCAGATGGCCGTGCATAATCTGGCCGGCGCACAGCAGCTCGCGTCGCTTGGTTTCAAACGGGTCGTGCTGGCGCGTGAGCTGGGCCTGAAGGCCATCGAGCACATCAGCCGTCATTGCGGCATAGAAACTGAAACCTTTATTCATGGCGCGCTTTGCTATTCCTACAGCGGGCTCTGCCTCTTTTCCTCGCACCTGCTCGGGCGCAGCGGAAACCGCGGACGCTGCGCCTACTGCTGCCGCCAGGCATTTGAAAGCGGCGGAGAAAAATCGCTGCCGTTTTCAATGAAGGATTTTGCGGCGGCAGATCATTTGGACGACCTGCTTCGGACAGGCGTTGCGTCGCTCAAAATTGAAGGCCGCATGAAAAGCCCGCTCTATGTCGCGGCGGTTTCCGATTTTTACCGTAAGGCGCTGGACGGCAATCTGACCGATCCCGAGCTGCTGCTGTCCGACATCCAGACCATCTTCGGCCGGCCGTCTACGGATCTTTATCTCGACAACGAGCAGAATACACCGGTGGATCCGGTCAACGACGGACATCGCGGCGCACAGATCGGAGCCGTCAGAAAAGTTTTGGGCCCGTGGCTGATTCTGCACAGCAACCGCGCACTGCAAAAGCATGACGGACTGAAAGTTGAAATGCCGGGGCAAACCAGTGCCTATGGATTTGCTGCCGATCAAATGCGGCTGGCTTCCGATCCCGATGGAAAACGCCGTTTTGAGCTGCCCGCGAATGCAGAGATTGCGCTGAAGCTGCCGCCGGATCATCCAGGCCTTGGAAAAGGCGCTGCAGTTTATTGCTCCTATTCGCAGGCCGTGCGTCAGCGTTACGAATTCACGGCTCCCCGGCCCGGGCAGTTCCGCCAGCGCCGTCCGCTGAAGGTTGATATTTTCCAAACCTTGGAAAAACTGCGGATTACGGCCTCCGCCGACGGTATGCAGCGTGAGCTCATTCTGGACGGACCGTTTGAGCCGGCAAAAAATCCGGAAAAATCCACGACGGCATTTCAAAAAGCCTTTGGGAAACTGGGCGACACCGACTGGCGGCTCGATCAGCTGACGCTCAACGGTCCGGTGGTATTCGTTCCGGTCTCCGCTCTCAACGATGCCCGCCGTCGCCTGATTGCTGATTTTTCGTCGGAAGTTTCCTCCGCCAGAAAACGTCCACACCTTGGACGTTTCCCGGCACAACCAATTTCAGAGACCGTTTTCTGGTCTGTCAAATTGCGGGTTTTTCATCCTCTGGAAGCCATCGATGAGTTTGTTCTGGAGGTCGATCCGGCGCGCCCGGAAGATCTTGAAAAAGCGCAGGAGTTCTATGGAGACCGTTTGCGGCTGGCGTTGCCGGTGGTCATTCGCGATGAAGATGTCGAAGCATACCGTGTGCTGACGGATACTGTTTCTGGTCATCAGAAATGGGAGGCAGCGAATGTCGGGGCGTTGAACCTGTTGTGTGGCAAAAAAGATGTTTCGGCGGACTGGTCGTTGTATACGCTCAATTCGCAGGCGGCGCTGGAGTGGAATGGGCAGGGCGTTGAGCATTTTGTTCTGTCGCCGGAAGATGATGCAGAAAATCTGTTTTCCCTGATTGAAGAGTTGGGCGATGCTGCGATCGTTCCGGTGTTTCAGCATACACCGCTGATGATTTCCGCCACGCGCCCGGAAGCCTCCGGTTCGGCGCTGGCCGACCGCTCGCACCGCACGTTTCGTGTCGAGCAAACCGGTCACGAGTTTGTGCTGCTGAATGAAGAACCGTTTTCGCTGACCGATCATTTGACCGAGTTGAAAGAGCGCGGCGCCCGGCATTTCCGGATTGATCTGTGTTACGGAGAATATTCCGCCGATCTGGTGCAGAAGATTATTTCCGGCGGTTCTGTGCCCGGTTCCTCTGCCAATTTTTTACGCGGGCTTTTGTAA
- a CDS encoding DEAD/DEAH box helicase, translating into MKQNNAFAALMEPLQRAVAEEGYTTPTPIQQQAIPHLLEGKDLLGCAQTGTGKTAAFTLPLLQEMSQTNITPPKGRPRALILSPTRELAAQIGDSITTYGRHVRVSHTVIFGGVGQNPQVKALQRGVDVVVATPGRLIDLMDQGYIHLDRIELFILDEADRMLDMGFIPAVRKVIAKLPKKRHSLFFSATMPAAVEKLAMDMLRNPVKITIDPGQPTVERITQKMMFVDKGHKDALLIDLIDEHDMDKVIIFSRTKHGANKVVKKLEAAGISSAAIHGNKSQTARTNALAGFKSGKLRALVATDIAARGIDVDGITHVVNYDLPEEPETYVHRIGRTARAGTDGDAVSFCSARERDWLRQIEKMICKEVPVDLTHKYHSETARRATGSDARPEPKGRQGRRRSGGRPSGGGNRRPSRRR; encoded by the coding sequence ATGAAACAGAATAACGCATTCGCGGCTCTGATGGAGCCGCTGCAACGCGCTGTGGCCGAAGAGGGCTACACAACACCAACTCCCATTCAGCAGCAGGCGATTCCCCATCTGCTGGAAGGCAAAGACCTGCTCGGCTGTGCACAGACCGGAACCGGCAAGACCGCCGCGTTTACACTGCCGCTGCTGCAGGAGATGAGCCAGACTAATATTACGCCGCCCAAAGGACGCCCGCGTGCACTGATCCTGTCGCCGACGCGCGAGCTGGCCGCCCAGATCGGCGACAGCATTACCACCTACGGCCGCCATGTGCGTGTGTCGCACACCGTCATTTTCGGCGGCGTCGGTCAGAATCCGCAGGTGAAGGCACTGCAGCGCGGCGTCGACGTGGTCGTTGCCACGCCGGGCCGTTTGATTGATCTGATGGATCAGGGATATATCCATCTGGATCGCATTGAGCTGTTTATTCTCGATGAAGCCGACCGCATGCTCGACATGGGATTTATCCCGGCTGTTCGCAAGGTGATTGCGAAGCTTCCCAAAAAGCGCCATTCGCTCTTTTTCTCAGCCACGATGCCGGCGGCGGTTGAAAAGCTGGCGATGGATATGCTGCGCAATCCGGTAAAAATCACGATTGATCCCGGACAGCCGACCGTCGAACGGATTACTCAGAAAATGATGTTTGTCGATAAAGGCCATAAAGACGCACTGCTGATCGATCTGATCGATGAGCACGATATGGACAAGGTGATTATCTTTTCCCGCACCAAGCACGGCGCGAATAAGGTGGTCAAAAAACTCGAGGCGGCCGGCATCAGCTCTGCGGCTATTCACGGCAATAAATCACAGACCGCCCGTACGAATGCGCTGGCCGGCTTTAAATCGGGAAAGTTGCGTGCGCTGGTTGCCACCGATATCGCCGCGCGCGGCATCGACGTCGATGGAATTACGCATGTGGTGAACTACGACCTGCCCGAAGAACCGGAAACCTACGTTCATCGGATCGGCCGCACCGCGCGCGCCGGAACGGACGGCGATGCAGTCTCATTCTGTTCCGCCCGCGAGCGCGACTGGCTGCGGCAGATTGAAAAAATGATTTGCAAAGAAGTGCCGGTGGATTTGACGCATAAATATCATTCTGAAACGGCACGTCGCGCGACCGGCTCCGATGCTCGGCCCGAGCCGAAGGGGCGTCAGGGTCGCCGTCGATCCGGCGGTCGTCCTTCCGGCGGCGGAAACCGCCGCCCGTCGCGCCGCCGCTAG
- a CDS encoding tetratricopeptide repeat protein, with translation MMKYISAAIIALLLCGCASMAQKGALVRAYKNYEKRDYEDVISLVAMSESYKTPTPELKSELAYLKAIALEKLGRKDEAQGIFLYLTEQFPDSEYAYRAKEKLKSPASTSDQHR, from the coding sequence ATGATGAAATACATATCAGCAGCAATCATCGCTTTATTACTGTGCGGGTGCGCTTCCATGGCCCAAAAAGGGGCTCTCGTCCGGGCGTATAAAAATTACGAAAAGCGTGACTACGAAGACGTCATCAGCCTCGTTGCAATGTCAGAGTCATACAAGACCCCGACACCGGAACTGAAATCAGAACTCGCATATCTGAAAGCCATCGCCCTGGAAAAACTGGGCAGAAAAGATGAAGCACAGGGCATCTTCCTCTACCTCACCGAACAGTTCCCGGACTCCGAATACGCATACCGGGCCAAAGAAAAACTGAAAAGCCCGGCCAGCACCTCCGACCAGCACAGATGA
- the rplT gene encoding 50S ribosomal protein L20 — protein MPRATNSPASRRRHKSRLKLARGFRGSRSKLFRQATEAVDRAQAMAYVHRKQKKRNFRRLWTVRINAACRTNGISYSRFIDGLAKANVTINRKMLSEIAIFDEAGFTKLVETAKAAVA, from the coding sequence ATGCCAAGAGCAACTAATTCCCCGGCGAGTCGTCGCCGTCACAAAAGCCGCCTGAAACTCGCCCGAGGATTCCGCGGCTCACGCAGCAAACTTTTCCGTCAGGCAACCGAGGCAGTTGACCGCGCTCAGGCGATGGCTTACGTCCATCGCAAACAGAAAAAGCGCAACTTCCGCCGCCTGTGGACCGTTCGCATCAACGCCGCCTGCCGCACCAACGGCATCAGCTACAGCCGTTTCATCGACGGACTGGCCAAAGCGAACGTCACCATCAACCGCAAAATGCTCTCAGAGATCGCAATCTTTGACGAGGCGGGTTTCACCAAACTGGTTGAAACCGCCAAAGCGGCTGTTGCGTAA
- the rpmI gene encoding 50S ribosomal protein L35, which produces MPKMKTKKTAAKRFKKTATGKLKYSHMGGSHILTNKNRKQKRRLGSQSIVDKADQKRIAKTIPYA; this is translated from the coding sequence ATGCCGAAAATGAAAACCAAAAAGACTGCGGCCAAACGTTTTAAGAAAACGGCCACCGGAAAACTGAAGTATTCCCACATGGGTGGCAGCCACATTCTGACCAATAAAAACCGCAAACAGAAACGTCGTCTCGGCAGTCAGTCCATTGTGGACAAGGCTGACCAGAAACGTATTGCTAAAACCATCCCTTACGCGTAA
- the epsC gene encoding serine O-acetyltransferase EpsC — translation MQKTPTQKIAEKLSSLYSTEHTDRPENVLWNYPAADQVVKALKILIRIMFPGLAPASESNLEKHFEQQLDEVSALLGPEIERAVPFRWQSAAMCNTNPPVLDDVPAETVRILNAFLRKLPFIREMLIDDVKAAYNGDPAALSYAEVKVAYPGVLAIASHRIAHELYSLDVPIIPRVMNEWTHAKAGIDIHPGATIDRGFFIDHGTGVVIGETANIGKDVKIYQGVTLGAKSFPLDEHGNPIKHIQRHPTVEDNVIIYSNTTVLGGKTVLGHDSVIGGNVFLMDSVPPHSFVTKTGEGASVRTKDTTHLLGGLGI, via the coding sequence ATGCAGAAAACACCCACCCAGAAAATTGCAGAAAAACTGTCCAGCCTGTACTCGACCGAACATACCGACCGCCCTGAAAATGTACTTTGGAATTATCCGGCCGCCGACCAGGTGGTAAAAGCGCTGAAAATTCTGATCCGCATCATGTTCCCCGGACTGGCTCCGGCATCGGAAAGCAATCTGGAAAAACATTTTGAACAACAGCTCGATGAAGTAAGCGCCCTCCTCGGCCCGGAAATCGAACGCGCAGTTCCCTTTCGCTGGCAATCTGCCGCCATGTGCAATACGAACCCGCCGGTCCTTGACGATGTACCTGCGGAAACAGTACGCATCCTGAACGCTTTCCTCAGGAAACTGCCGTTCATTCGGGAAATGCTGATTGACGACGTAAAAGCCGCCTATAACGGCGACCCGGCCGCACTCAGCTATGCCGAAGTCAAAGTGGCCTATCCCGGCGTCCTTGCCATTGCATCGCACCGCATCGCGCACGAGCTGTACTCTCTCGACGTGCCGATCATTCCGCGCGTGATGAACGAATGGACGCACGCCAAGGCCGGAATCGACATCCATCCCGGCGCGACCATTGACCGCGGCTTTTTCATCGACCACGGCACCGGCGTGGTGATCGGAGAAACCGCAAACATCGGCAAAGACGTCAAAATCTACCAGGGCGTCACGCTGGGGGCCAAAAGCTTCCCGCTCGACGAACACGGCAATCCGATCAAACATATCCAGCGCCACCCAACCGTGGAAGACAACGTCATCATCTACTCCAACACCACCGTTCTGGGCGGGAAAACGGTCCTCGGGCACGATTCGGTCATCGGCGGCAACGTCTTTCTAATGGACAGTGTTCCGCCCCACAGTTTTGTAACCAAAACAGGCGAAGGAGCCAGTGTCCGGACCAAAGATACAACCCACCTTCTGGGCGGTCTCGGCATTTAG
- a CDS encoding ISL3 family transposase, translating to MPQEKIDLVGPGIKVHSVVRHGGVMIHAEYVGPVACPQCSSEQLRTKDRFVRKLRHESIGTKNTWLYLTLRKYRCEDCRRYFRARVPGLLPYRRSTEMFRQEIFMDHRDGISQQQLHRTRRIGSATVERWFHDHLELKEKMFSSRLCPTVLGIDEHFFTKKQGYATTFCDLQKHRIFEVAKGRSEHSLHSALMRMKGRERVQVVCIDLSSSYRSLARKYFPNALIVSDRFHVVRTVIRHFLDTWKLLDPVGRKNRGLLSLMRRKSGNLHPDQQARLERYFEQNPAIGMVYKAKEELCELLNQKHRTQKDCRPLISRLLYWIDQLRNSPFEPLRTLGATLSSWRDEIARMWRFTRNNGITEGFHTKMELIQRRAYGFRNFSNYRLRVIVMCG from the coding sequence ATGCCCCAAGAGAAGATAGACCTGGTCGGCCCCGGCATCAAGGTTCATTCCGTAGTCCGCCACGGTGGCGTGATGATTCATGCCGAGTACGTTGGCCCGGTGGCCTGTCCGCAATGCAGTTCAGAGCAGCTGCGCACTAAGGATCGATTTGTACGGAAGCTGCGTCATGAAAGCATTGGAACGAAAAACACCTGGCTGTACTTGACGCTGCGTAAATATCGCTGCGAAGACTGCAGACGCTATTTTAGGGCCCGAGTGCCCGGCCTGCTGCCGTACCGGCGCAGTACCGAGATGTTCCGTCAGGAGATCTTTATGGATCACCGTGACGGCATCAGCCAGCAACAGCTGCACCGCACCCGGCGGATCGGATCCGCTACTGTCGAGCGGTGGTTTCATGACCATCTGGAGCTTAAAGAGAAGATGTTTTCCAGCCGGTTGTGCCCGACGGTTCTGGGTATTGATGAACACTTCTTCACCAAGAAGCAGGGATACGCAACGACCTTCTGTGACCTGCAGAAGCATCGGATATTCGAGGTAGCCAAGGGACGATCAGAGCACTCCCTGCATAGCGCTCTGATGCGAATGAAAGGCCGAGAGCGCGTTCAGGTGGTCTGTATCGACCTTTCATCAAGCTATCGCAGCTTGGCTCGGAAGTATTTCCCGAATGCATTGATCGTCAGCGATCGGTTCCATGTGGTGCGAACCGTCATCCGCCATTTCCTCGACACATGGAAGCTACTTGACCCTGTAGGGCGTAAAAACCGTGGGCTGCTATCGCTGATGCGCCGAAAAAGCGGCAATCTTCATCCAGACCAACAGGCCCGTCTGGAGCGATATTTTGAGCAGAACCCAGCGATTGGTATGGTGTACAAGGCCAAAGAGGAGCTATGCGAACTGCTTAACCAGAAGCATCGAACACAAAAGGACTGCCGGCCGCTAATCTCACGCCTGCTGTACTGGATCGATCAGCTGCGCAACAGTCCATTCGAGCCGTTGCGCACGCTGGGGGCCACATTGAGTTCCTGGCGCGATGAGATCGCCCGGATGTGGAGGTTCACCCGCAACAACGGCATTACAGAAGGCTTCCATACCAAGATGGAGCTGATTCAAAGGAGAGCCTACGGCTTTAGGAATTTCAGCAATTACAGATTGAGAGTAATTGTGATGTGTGGTTAA
- a CDS encoding integrase core domain-containing protein, translating into MFQVFEQFFEARYRRRYNARLQLMAYQIEMLRSRIGTDRIYTRPEERAELIRIGAELDHDVDDVLLVVKQGTYRGWLRSQEGPKPKKPGRLGTPQTTINLVMRIAVENLTWGYERIQGELKKLGISIGATTISDILKREGHPPIPGKGSSRPPGQWKQFINSHMDTLVASDFFTKPVLTWRGWVDAYVLVFIHLGSRRVFMSPATFNPTEDWALQQSRNAAMRFEDMGIKIRYLIHDRDSKYSQRFRAFWNSEQVKCLRTPVRSPKANGYCECFIGKIKRECLNHFVCVSLDQLDYINREWLAYYNEHRPHQGTDIGNKVLRPDFSPTSEGDIKREQRLGGVISWYHREAA; encoded by the coding sequence ATGTTTCAGGTATTTGAGCAGTTTTTTGAAGCCAGATATCGTCGCAGGTACAATGCCCGGCTTCAACTGATGGCTTACCAAATTGAAATGCTGCGATCCCGAATTGGTACGGATCGAATTTACACACGACCGGAAGAGCGGGCGGAGCTTATCCGAATCGGAGCAGAGCTTGACCATGATGTTGACGATGTACTGCTTGTGGTTAAACAGGGCACCTACCGAGGCTGGTTGAGGTCGCAGGAAGGTCCAAAACCAAAGAAACCCGGTCGCCTTGGAACTCCACAGACGACGATCAATCTGGTCATGCGGATTGCCGTTGAAAATCTTACGTGGGGATACGAGCGCATTCAGGGTGAATTGAAGAAACTGGGTATCAGCATTGGAGCCACGACCATCAGTGATATTCTCAAGCGAGAGGGACACCCCCCTATCCCCGGCAAAGGCAGCAGTCGCCCGCCGGGCCAATGGAAACAGTTTATCAACTCGCATATGGACACACTCGTCGCCAGCGATTTCTTCACTAAACCCGTTCTGACGTGGCGTGGATGGGTTGATGCCTATGTACTTGTGTTTATTCATCTGGGCAGCCGACGGGTTTTCATGAGTCCGGCAACATTTAATCCCACGGAAGATTGGGCTCTGCAACAGTCCCGCAATGCGGCGATGCGCTTTGAGGACATGGGCATTAAGATTCGTTATTTGATCCATGATCGCGACAGCAAATACAGTCAACGGTTTCGAGCGTTCTGGAATAGCGAACAGGTTAAATGCCTTCGGACTCCAGTGCGCTCGCCCAAAGCAAACGGGTACTGCGAGTGCTTTATTGGAAAAATAAAGCGTGAATGCCTGAATCATTTTGTATGCGTGAGCCTTGATCAGTTAGATTACATCAATCGTGAATGGTTGGCGTATTACAATGAGCACAGACCGCATCAGGGAACAGACATTGGGAACAAGGTTCTCAGGCCGGACTTTTCGCCGACAAGCGAAGGCGATATCAAGCGGGAACAACGCTTGGGCGGAGTCATTTCGTGGTACCACCGCGAAGCTGCCTGA
- a CDS encoding glycoside hydrolase family 38 C-terminal domain-containing protein, translating into MVLEKFALPSSRTDHGTVVIEDYLNARPQNEERLRALMQAGRIQTVMWYTLPEMSSVAPEALIRNLLIGKGMADGFGGAINAGYTATSYGQISQLAQIYAGFGMKSALSYRGTNKQQVPPVCRLESPDGTQIFHLRCFDEVTRTNWFFFPHYKLVLGKHPRDLSTKWKDSDWPVHMADAGLYETAFQLKNESMDFNADPEAVREAIRMLGAQAEPQMVNNQLLALDMEDNAVPYEKLPELIAACNAAQGEYRIQQAGIDEYVDACLDGIDPETIPVQHGEMRYTLVEAGFNGLLGATHSSRMDLKLENDLAQRELISVAEPLSAMSALCGGSYESALINRAWLYLLKNHAHDSICGAAISQAHEDNPFRFRATTSIALECSRKASEELWTKIDTAGAFEDGDLTLTFFNTMPVLRSRIESVVVDTPRPNFGNFKVETCTGVGPIVEGFEPDKMLTFQYFDLIDEEGNKVPYTILQREDIDMEVERKLDANAAVYDILRNRLLIEVELPPMGWRTLAVRPRLREYEPNPRPNGERSFIAAQNGTLENEFLLAQIKPNGTLDLTDKQTGRSSQGLHVWIDEASTGNAHKHSGVLRDTTVSSLCESVHLTLIENNALRATWQMDLTLPVPECAQGSDRSQNTVPVSISTRITLARGARRLEFKTVIDNKAKDHRLRLLFPTGIQSDFAYADNPFDVVERCVLWNDTKDNMEPHHPFQPMQRFVTVSDGQTGFSFMSKGVGEYEVFDDADRTLAVTLLRTTRVSMKANRGKMTPEELERSNGHQLQGRYEYEYAVTLHDGNWNDAAIHLEADDFRTPVRVLQGVPKSGTLAPKLSLLEIAEERSIQVSALYRAEDGATVLRLWNSASEPVETALTLHGTFQTLEKINLDESPAGEEFPISGNGTVVTFRPREILTLRAK; encoded by the coding sequence GTGGTTTTAGAGAAGTTCGCATTACCATCAAGCCGGACCGACCACGGAACGGTCGTTATCGAAGATTACCTAAATGCCCGCCCGCAGAACGAAGAGCGCCTGCGCGCACTGATGCAGGCCGGGCGAATTCAGACGGTCATGTGGTACACGCTGCCGGAAATGTCGTCCGTCGCGCCGGAAGCGCTCATTCGCAACCTGCTCATCGGCAAGGGCATGGCCGACGGATTTGGCGGCGCGATCAATGCGGGATACACGGCCACCTCTTACGGCCAGATTTCCCAGCTCGCGCAGATCTACGCCGGTTTCGGCATGAAATCCGCACTGTCTTATCGCGGCACCAACAAACAGCAGGTTCCGCCGGTCTGCCGGCTTGAAAGTCCGGATGGCACGCAGATCTTCCATTTGCGCTGTTTTGACGAAGTCACCCGTACCAACTGGTTCTTCTTTCCGCACTACAAGCTCGTGCTCGGCAAGCACCCGCGCGACCTGAGTACGAAATGGAAGGATTCAGACTGGCCGGTGCACATGGCCGATGCCGGCCTCTACGAAACCGCCTTCCAGCTCAAAAACGAAAGCATGGATTTCAATGCGGACCCCGAAGCGGTCCGCGAAGCAATCCGCATGCTCGGTGCACAGGCAGAGCCGCAGATGGTCAACAACCAGCTGCTTGCGCTCGACATGGAAGACAACGCGGTGCCTTACGAAAAGCTGCCCGAACTCATTGCCGCCTGTAATGCCGCGCAGGGTGAATACCGGATTCAGCAGGCGGGTATCGATGAATATGTCGACGCCTGTCTCGACGGCATCGATCCCGAAACCATCCCGGTACAGCACGGGGAAATGCGCTACACGCTGGTCGAGGCCGGCTTTAACGGCCTGCTCGGCGCAACGCACTCTTCGCGCATGGATCTGAAGCTCGAGAACGATCTCGCCCAGCGCGAACTCATCAGTGTCGCCGAACCGCTTTCTGCCATGAGTGCGCTCTGCGGCGGCTCCTACGAAAGCGCACTGATCAACCGCGCATGGCTCTACCTGCTCAAAAACCACGCGCACGACAGTATTTGCGGGGCGGCCATCTCGCAGGCGCATGAAGATAATCCGTTCCGCTTTCGCGCCACCACGTCGATTGCCCTGGAATGCTCGCGCAAAGCGTCTGAAGAGCTCTGGACGAAGATCGACACCGCCGGCGCCTTCGAGGACGGTGATCTCACGCTGACCTTCTTTAATACGATGCCGGTATTGCGCAGCCGGATCGAGTCGGTGGTTGTCGACACCCCGCGTCCGAACTTTGGAAACTTCAAGGTCGAAACCTGCACCGGTGTCGGTCCGATCGTCGAAGGATTCGAGCCCGACAAAATGCTCACCTTCCAATACTTCGACCTCATTGACGAAGAAGGGAACAAGGTTCCCTACACGATTCTGCAGCGCGAAGACATTGATATGGAAGTCGAACGCAAGCTCGACGCCAACGCCGCCGTCTACGATATTCTGCGCAACCGGCTCCTTATCGAGGTCGAGCTGCCGCCGATGGGCTGGCGCACCCTCGCGGTGCGTCCGCGCCTGCGTGAATACGAGCCGAATCCGCGGCCCAACGGGGAACGTTCCTTCATCGCTGCGCAGAACGGTACGCTCGAAAACGAGTTTCTCCTCGCGCAGATCAAGCCGAACGGCACGCTGGATCTCACCGACAAACAGACCGGGCGGAGCTCGCAGGGGCTTCACGTCTGGATCGACGAGGCCAGCACCGGCAATGCGCACAAGCACAGCGGAGTGTTGCGCGACACCACGGTTAGCAGCCTGTGCGAATCCGTGCACCTGACGCTGATCGAAAACAATGCGCTGCGCGCGACCTGGCAGATGGATCTGACGCTTCCGGTTCCGGAGTGTGCTCAGGGCAGCGACCGTTCGCAGAACACGGTTCCGGTTTCGATTTCAACCCGCATCACGCTGGCCCGGGGCGCGCGGCGGCTGGAGTTCAAAACGGTTATTGATAACAAGGCAAAGGATCATCGCCTGCGCCTGCTGTTTCCGACCGGCATTCAGAGCGACTTCGCCTATGCCGACAACCCGTTCGATGTGGTGGAGCGGTGTGTGCTTTGGAACGACACCAAAGACAACATGGAGCCGCATCATCCGTTCCAGCCGATGCAGCGCTTTGTTACGGTCAGCGATGGCCAGACCGGCTTCAGCTTCATGAGCAAGGGCGTTGGCGAATATGAGGTGTTCGATGATGCCGACCGCACGCTGGCCGTTACGCTGCTGCGCACGACGCGCGTTTCGATGAAAGCCAACCGCGGTAAAATGACGCCGGAAGAGCTGGAGCGCAGCAACGGCCATCAGCTGCAGGGCCGTTACGAATACGAATACGCTGTGACGCTGCATGACGGAAACTGGAATGACGCCGCAATCCATCTGGAGGCGGATGACTTCCGCACGCCGGTGCGGGTGTTGCAGGGGGTTCCAAAGTCTGGAACTCTTGCGCCGAAACTCTCCCTGCTGGAAATCGCCGAAGAGCGCAGCATTCAGGTTTCGGCGCTGTACCGCGCGGAAGACGGGGCGACGGTTCTGCGGCTCTGGAACAGCGCATCGGAGCCGGTCGAAACGGCGCTGACGCTGCACGGAACTTTCCAAACCCTGGAAAAAATCAATCTGGACGAATCGCCGGCCGGCGAGGAATTTCCAATCTCTGGAAACGGAACGGTTGTGACGTTCCGTCCCCGGGAAATTCTGACGCTGCGGGCTAAATAA